taatacaatAGAAACACTAtataatttgaacttttatgatTAACCTTAATCTTGAACACggtttttgtcatttttttcttgaacaCATAGATTTGTTTTGATGCTATTTTCCTTATcctaagatatttaaaatttaaaataatcataaaacatttattagtgTTATAGTTAAAgcctttataattattttaataaacaatgtttgtgaatattttgtttccaataaacttcaaattaaataataaacttaatccGTTACCTAGTTTTCCACttttcagtaaaaaaatagaaaagtaaTGATTTGTCGGAATCTTTTAAGGAGATGTTTTGACTAAAAAcggtattttttatctaaataattagcaaaatcATTGcttacagaaaaaaacatatgcttaacatacttattatttagttCAGCATTTGTCTTCATTTCTCATGGTTCTAAGATCGTCTCTCGAGTTGTTTCTATTATCTACCTTTTTAGAGAGGGGCAGGCAAATTTGCTGATTTTACAGTTACAGAGTAGATACTACTTTGTGTCGTATATTATAGGTTCACGTTTTCAGAATTAAGgttaatcagaatttttatattttaaaaataagcctcgtctacagaagtcgcaagcagccagttgcgaattgcgacagccaataagtgcctagtttctagttaaagctcgacaatCATTGGATGTCACAAGTAGCTGCTTGTGATTTCTGTAGACGGTTTTATGCTGTAGGTAAAAGTTTCAAAACTACATTTTGTAGTAGATCATCTCtcttttaaattgcaatttaaaaattgatttcaacATTTACACTTGTACATTAGCTTTTTCAGATTCTGTCATCTAAGTATAATATTCAGGAACTTGTATTAATCTGTAGTATAACGTATAGTTGCTTTACATACATGTTTCTCTCAAATTTTATCGGGCAAGAAATTATAGATCACTATAATCTCATATTTATTACTGCGTAAGAAATATcatagtttattataattgttttgcaaACTCTCACTAgtgcaaatgtaaaaattactctAATATACATATGACGTGAAAATTCATTACCCTTCGACTGTATCTATAGATCTGAGAGGTCaaagtcaaaataatattggCTCGTAACTTCAAAAGTAACAAGTCTACATATTTGTTTcctataacaaaataaaatattttacaaacaatttgataaaaaatgagtATGACGTCGGTaactatatctatatatattgacaaatattctgtaaaattttcagatttttttactGCAAATTGTGATATTTGGCGTGACTGAATTATAGATACAGTCTGAAAGCAGTAAAAAAATGATGTTTGAGAAATAAGTacgttttttcaaattactaatttttgataatatgttATTGAATGTAGATACGAAGTTCAATGGTATATAACTCcgttatatatacaaaagtttatactatttttattattaagaggCAATAAATCTTTTGGCTTGAGTGTCGGTGGATTGTTCGTGTCGTCCTTACAGTGTTTTGCCAcggtataaaacattttgtatgttatatatatcatactttaagataataaaacaaaactgtTGTTTTTGTTGTAGCTAGCAAACGCATCCTTGTCTTATTTTGTCCTTATGTATTCTATgggaaattgataaaaatatttttatcaattaatacaCATTATTAAAGTACAAACGTCaacaaaagtaatatttatattttcttatttaagtaaaatgtaattaaaaatgtaaactgATCATAATTGTGAATTTTGGTATAGTTAAATGTAgttgttattttatgtagcttaaattaaaaaagaatttctttttcaatttcttttcaaGTCGGttgatataatttcttaaaaactattaaaattattgacttCAACTCTtattacgtatatataataatacattagtTAAATATGGGGACGATCTGAAGCTGGTTAACGACCAACATACTTTGAAGTAATGGAAAAACAGAGCTCAAATGCAAACACGCGAGAATTCTGACCGTTCGAATTGACATCCCGAGATCTTCTCTGTCTAAAAGTGTAAATTAAGGAgccaaaagtattttataataacacataatgtaggaaaaaaatgtctaatatttatttgcacgacaatttattaagttaaagacattaatgtatagaaaatcacataagaattaaaataatttattttgcaaaaaaaaaacataccttaggcaattattgaatataatagtttttattgtaaagaatCTCAAAAGTAATTCACGACTACATTCAATGAAGGATCAAAGAGAAATAAGCCACTAGTAATTTAATGCG
This genomic window from Monomorium pharaonis isolate MP-MQ-018 chromosome 8, ASM1337386v2, whole genome shotgun sequence contains:
- the LOC105833377 gene encoding odorant receptor 49b isoform X1, coding for MLIHFNASSCIGFITLVATGSMLFAYLQYACGVFKIASYRIKNAIEIYTQSINLKNKKLVYKSLIYGIHIHRKAIMFSEYLISNFEVSFMFLIAFGVLTLSFNTFRLFQILSSKYNIQELVLICSITYSCFTYMFLSNFIGQEIIDHYNLIFITAYEVQWYITPLYIQKFILFLLLRGNKSFGLSVGGLFVSSLQCFATLANASLSYFVLMYSMGN